A portion of the Corynebacterium heidelbergense genome contains these proteins:
- a CDS encoding glycosyltransferase 87 family protein gives MTSPADRALQPAPKPARRSPWLLAVGSIGAWAIWLAALWVLFYFVTHYRTATGDVHYYYWGTRNPHSRGAPLTEYPHAGTWPLNLVFDMEPTDPFKFVQAFATSCWVLSGLFMLYLWVSGLRRGGSLRGAWVWALFCSCAGPILVARLDLVPGLLVAFTFALVGSHPRIASALLAFATASKLWPGVLAAALVGKWNARRTYARLIWFALSVAGLCWITISTSGVDRLFSPLNYQDGRGLQIESVAATPYLIAAWMHPGQWRIKYMPSKSFEILGPNLDWAITATNIVMIATLVLALAAAAYHFFRGAWNDRTSMSLALAVVCLLIVSNKVFSPQYMVWIAPLVCVMCVRRKATVPALYAVLLILVTAATLVVYPVTYEGLIGPSLKGLPVVMLAIRNSGMLILTIWAIILWVLSVRRAHAQDKAVHEVGDSTPGVSTPGQGTGRDSDASVRDERAADGPLAEGGAKDATKQATTAEPAGSDGAAGEASTPPGTTLVQEKS, from the coding sequence GTGACATCCCCCGCAGATCGGGCGCTACAACCAGCGCCGAAACCAGCCCGCCGCTCCCCCTGGCTTCTCGCCGTGGGCAGCATCGGCGCATGGGCCATCTGGCTGGCCGCGCTGTGGGTGCTCTTCTACTTCGTAACGCACTACCGCACCGCCACTGGTGACGTGCATTACTACTACTGGGGCACCCGCAACCCCCACTCCCGCGGCGCGCCGCTGACGGAATACCCCCACGCAGGCACATGGCCGCTGAACCTGGTGTTCGACATGGAGCCCACGGACCCCTTCAAGTTCGTCCAGGCCTTCGCGACGAGCTGCTGGGTGCTCTCTGGGCTGTTCATGCTGTACCTGTGGGTTTCCGGCCTCCGCAGGGGCGGCAGCTTGCGAGGGGCTTGGGTTTGGGCCCTGTTCTGCTCCTGCGCCGGCCCGATCCTCGTGGCCCGGCTGGACCTGGTGCCCGGGCTGCTCGTCGCCTTCACCTTCGCCCTCGTGGGTAGCCATCCGCGCATCGCCAGTGCGCTACTGGCCTTCGCGACCGCGTCCAAACTCTGGCCAGGGGTGCTCGCAGCCGCCTTGGTGGGCAAGTGGAACGCGCGCCGAACGTATGCGCGCCTAATCTGGTTTGCCCTCAGCGTGGCAGGGTTGTGCTGGATCACCATCTCCACGAGCGGGGTTGACCGGTTATTCTCCCCCCTGAACTACCAGGATGGGCGGGGACTGCAGATCGAGTCCGTGGCAGCAACCCCCTACCTCATCGCCGCATGGATGCACCCCGGGCAGTGGCGGATCAAGTACATGCCGTCGAAGAGCTTCGAGATCCTGGGCCCCAACCTGGACTGGGCGATCACCGCGACGAACATCGTGATGATCGCAACCCTCGTGCTCGCCTTGGCCGCTGCGGCTTATCACTTCTTCCGGGGGGCCTGGAACGACCGGACCTCCATGAGCCTTGCGCTGGCCGTGGTGTGCTTGCTCATTGTGAGCAACAAGGTGTTTTCCCCGCAATACATGGTGTGGATTGCGCCGCTGGTGTGCGTCATGTGCGTGCGCCGGAAAGCCACCGTCCCCGCGCTCTATGCCGTCCTGCTCATCCTCGTCACCGCGGCCACCCTGGTGGTGTACCCCGTGACCTATGAAGGGCTCATCGGCCCCTCCCTGAAGGGCCTGCCCGTGGTGATGCTGGCAATCCGCAACAGCGGGATGCTCATCCTCACCATCTGGGCCATCATCTTGTGGGTCCTCAGCGTGCGGCGGGCCCACGCACAGGACAAGGCTGTCCACGAGGTCGGCGATTCCACCCCAGGCGTTTCCACCCCAGGCCAAGGGACGGGCAGAGACAGCGATGCCTCCGTCCGCGATGAGCGTGCTGCAGACGGCCCGCTCGCCGAGGGCGGAGCAAAAGATGCCACGAAACAGGCAACTACGGCTGAGCCCGCCGGTTCCGACGGGGCCGCCGGCGAGGCCAGCACTCCCCCGGGCACAACCCTCGTCCAGGAGAAGTCCTAG
- the glnA gene encoding type I glutamate--ammonia ligase: MAFNSPEDVVKFIKDEDVEFVDVRFTDVPGIEQHFTVPASAFDEDAVEEGLAFDGSSVRGFTTIEESDMNLLPDLATAKIDPFRKAKTLNVKFFVHDPFTREPFSRDPRNVARKAEEYLASTGVADTCFFGPEAEFYLFDSVNYSTDMNQAYYHVDSVEGWWNRGKAENPDGSTNLGYKTRVKGGYFPVAPYDHYQDLRDEMCKNLANAGFDLERAHHEVGTGGQQEINYKFNTLLHAADDLQTFKYIIKNTAWNAGKAATFMAKPLSGDNGSGMHCHQSLWKDGSPLFYDESGYGGLSDMARYYIGGILEHAGAVLAFTNPTLNSYHRLVPGFEAPINLVYSQRNRSAAVRIPITGANAKAKRLEFRAPDPTGNPYFGFAAMMLAGLDGIKNRIEPHEPVDKDLYELPPEEAKNIPQAPTSLEASLKALEEDHEFLTEGGVFTDDLVETYISYKFNNEIAPNRLRPTPQEFELYFDC, from the coding sequence GTGGCATTCAATTCCCCAGAGGACGTCGTCAAGTTCATCAAGGACGAGGACGTCGAGTTCGTGGACGTACGCTTCACCGACGTGCCGGGCATCGAGCAGCACTTCACCGTGCCTGCCTCGGCCTTCGACGAGGACGCCGTGGAAGAGGGCCTGGCCTTCGACGGTTCCTCCGTGCGCGGCTTCACGACCATCGAAGAATCCGACATGAACTTGCTGCCGGACCTTGCGACGGCGAAGATCGACCCCTTCCGCAAGGCCAAGACGCTGAACGTCAAGTTCTTCGTCCACGATCCGTTCACCCGTGAGCCCTTCTCCCGCGACCCCCGCAACGTGGCCCGCAAGGCGGAGGAGTACCTCGCTTCCACCGGCGTGGCGGACACCTGCTTCTTCGGCCCCGAGGCAGAGTTCTACCTGTTCGACTCGGTGAACTACTCCACGGACATGAACCAGGCCTACTACCACGTGGATTCCGTGGAAGGCTGGTGGAACCGCGGCAAGGCCGAGAACCCGGACGGCTCCACCAACCTCGGCTACAAGACCCGTGTCAAGGGCGGTTACTTCCCCGTGGCCCCCTACGACCACTACCAGGACCTGCGCGATGAGATGTGCAAGAACCTGGCCAACGCGGGTTTCGACCTGGAGCGGGCGCACCACGAGGTGGGCACCGGCGGCCAGCAGGAGATCAACTACAAGTTCAACACCCTGCTGCACGCGGCCGATGACCTGCAGACGTTCAAGTACATCATCAAGAACACCGCATGGAACGCTGGGAAGGCCGCGACCTTCATGGCCAAGCCGCTGTCCGGGGACAACGGCTCCGGCATGCACTGCCACCAGTCCCTGTGGAAGGACGGCTCCCCGCTGTTCTACGACGAGTCCGGCTACGGCGGTCTGTCCGACATGGCCCGCTACTACATCGGCGGCATCCTCGAGCACGCCGGTGCCGTGCTGGCCTTCACCAACCCCACGCTGAACTCCTACCACCGGCTGGTGCCGGGCTTCGAGGCCCCCATCAACCTGGTGTACTCCCAGCGCAACCGTTCCGCCGCCGTGCGTATCCCCATCACCGGTGCCAACGCCAAGGCCAAGCGCCTCGAGTTCCGCGCGCCGGACCCGACGGGCAACCCCTACTTCGGCTTCGCCGCGATGATGCTCGCCGGCCTGGACGGCATCAAGAACCGCATCGAGCCGCACGAGCCCGTGGACAAGGACCTCTACGAGCTGCCCCCGGAGGAGGCCAAGAACATCCCGCAGGCCCCCACCTCCCTCGAGGCATCCCTCAAGGCTCTGGAAGAGGACCATGAGTTCCTCACCGAAGGCGGCGTGTTCACCGACGACTTGGTGGAGACCTACATCTCCTACAAGTTCAACAACGAGATCGCCCCGAACCGCCTGCGTCCCACCCCGCAGGAGTTCGAGCTGTACTTCGACTGCTAG
- a CDS encoding RDD family protein, protein MANKRSWLEGPELPAENEDPTNPSAYPGEGLGLPRTGPGSLATLTPRMGALLIDWLVCFGMAMMVTAATDAFGDNATVTLVLFILWRLFSVWLFAQSPGHSVMGIGVARIDDPTQRVGFIRSLARVLLVVFLLPPIIQDRDGRGMHDRATNTAVIRTRG, encoded by the coding sequence ATGGCTAATAAACGATCCTGGTTGGAGGGCCCAGAGCTCCCGGCAGAGAACGAAGACCCGACCAACCCCAGTGCCTACCCGGGCGAGGGGTTGGGGTTGCCACGGACGGGTCCCGGTTCCCTGGCCACGCTGACCCCGCGGATGGGGGCTCTGCTCATCGACTGGTTGGTCTGTTTCGGTATGGCGATGATGGTCACCGCCGCCACCGATGCCTTCGGAGACAACGCCACCGTCACGCTGGTGTTGTTCATCCTCTGGCGGTTGTTCTCGGTGTGGCTGTTCGCGCAGTCCCCGGGGCATTCCGTGATGGGCATTGGGGTGGCACGCATCGACGATCCCACCCAGCGAGTCGGTTTCATCCGCTCGTTGGCCCGCGTGTTGCTGGTGGTGTTCCTCCTCCCGCCGATCATCCAGGATCGCGACGGCCGTGGCATGCACGATCGAGCGACGAATACGGCGGTCATTCGTACCCGAGGTTGA
- a CDS encoding TDT family transporter, producing the protein MSEQHTPAGLRLPPLGPGWAGALMGSSILATLLEAHATSGPVLEILARVMLAVATAVFLLLAVGFARHRNPHFTAPNMPAWGMTAMGVLAIGSAYSGVSKFWAVHTISWAVGLVMGVASALIFLRYLLSRKAGAPAFTWGLPLVAPMVAATSSAQLANHLEQGANGQWMVDTLRIIGFGCFLLSLSLSFPVFARVYYVVFKAGHLPVSFATTAWIPLGVLGQSPVAAHTLAHTEQLRPWAMGYSAVVLLIAVPLTVWAIVQHWPAALGRRGERMGYNPTWWASTFPVGTLSLGSHTLAQSTGYHLLDVISIAMLLMLVLHYAWAVGGFLKR; encoded by the coding sequence TTGTCTGAGCAGCACACCCCCGCAGGTCTTCGACTTCCCCCGCTGGGCCCTGGTTGGGCCGGGGCCCTCATGGGCAGCTCCATCCTCGCTACCCTGCTGGAAGCCCATGCCACGAGCGGGCCGGTGCTGGAGATCCTGGCCAGGGTGATGCTGGCCGTGGCCACGGCGGTGTTCCTCCTGCTGGCAGTGGGCTTCGCGCGCCACCGCAACCCCCACTTCACGGCTCCCAACATGCCCGCGTGGGGCATGACGGCGATGGGTGTGCTGGCCATCGGCTCGGCCTACTCGGGCGTGTCAAAGTTCTGGGCTGTCCACACGATCTCGTGGGCGGTGGGCCTGGTGATGGGCGTGGCCTCCGCGTTGATCTTCCTGCGCTACCTGCTTTCCCGCAAAGCCGGAGCACCTGCCTTCACGTGGGGACTGCCCCTGGTGGCCCCCATGGTGGCGGCGACCTCGTCCGCCCAACTGGCGAACCACCTAGAGCAGGGTGCCAACGGGCAGTGGATGGTGGATACGCTGCGCATTATCGGGTTTGGCTGTTTCCTGCTATCCCTGTCGCTGTCCTTCCCGGTGTTCGCCCGCGTGTATTACGTGGTGTTCAAGGCTGGGCACCTGCCAGTCTCTTTCGCTACGACCGCGTGGATCCCGCTAGGGGTGTTGGGGCAATCTCCGGTGGCCGCGCACACCCTCGCCCACACCGAGCAGTTGCGGCCCTGGGCCATGGGGTATTCCGCAGTTGTCCTCCTTATCGCGGTGCCACTGACCGTGTGGGCGATCGTGCAGCACTGGCCCGCAGCATTGGGCCGGCGCGGGGAACGCATGGGCTACAACCCCACCTGGTGGGCCTCCACCTTCCCGGTCGGTACCCTTAGCCTGGGCAGTCACACGTTGGCTCAGTCCACCGGTTACCATTTGCTTGACGTTATTAGTATCGCAATGCTTCTTATGCTGGTGCTCCACTACGCCTGGGCCGTCGGCGGGTTCCTCAAACGCTAA
- a CDS encoding MFS transporter, which yields MSVGLIFVAVIVAAINLRAAIASLGPVLPDVLAHFGAGGSLAGVITALPGAMFAVMGLSTVPLARRIGLSRTLLLGAVITLIGTAARPWLPGVWVFIVLTGLVAAGIAIGNVLVPAFVKKYGGRHTVTLMTVYSALLGFSGAVGPLSALLFHGENRWQWTLFIWALFCGVQVAIWTVVALRTGMDAPKAADRQAQIASTGPAATTSMWRSRTAIFLMLFFGIQSMNAYTQMGWLPQIFQENGVSPMVASIALAVVGSFHVLGGTVMPTVIDRAENFAIYPVIFGVLTAAGWAGILLAPTQVPLLWAVLLGMGGWCFPTAIALIPARTRVSLITARLSGFVQPYGYIIAAAGPLVIGMIHGITHSWTAILLGLMALALVMGAIGVRASRKTVIDDELAGAAGAKAQR from the coding sequence CTGTCCGTTGGACTGATCTTCGTGGCCGTCATCGTCGCCGCCATCAACCTCCGGGCCGCCATCGCCTCCCTGGGGCCCGTGTTGCCGGACGTACTCGCCCATTTCGGCGCGGGCGGTTCCCTGGCCGGGGTCATCACCGCCCTCCCCGGGGCCATGTTCGCCGTCATGGGCCTGTCCACTGTTCCCCTGGCCCGCCGCATCGGCCTGAGCCGGACCCTCCTGTTGGGTGCCGTAATCACTCTCATCGGCACGGCCGCCCGCCCGTGGCTGCCGGGGGTGTGGGTGTTCATCGTCCTCACGGGACTCGTCGCCGCCGGCATCGCCATCGGCAACGTCCTGGTCCCCGCCTTCGTGAAGAAATACGGCGGACGGCACACGGTGACCCTCATGACCGTCTATTCCGCGCTGCTTGGCTTCTCTGGAGCGGTCGGGCCGCTGAGCGCCCTGCTCTTCCACGGAGAGAACCGCTGGCAATGGACCCTGTTCATCTGGGCCCTGTTCTGCGGGGTGCAGGTGGCCATCTGGACGGTTGTCGCCCTGCGCACCGGGATGGATGCGCCGAAGGCCGCCGATCGGCAGGCGCAAATCGCATCCACCGGACCCGCCGCCACCACTAGCATGTGGCGCTCCCGCACCGCCATCTTCCTCATGCTGTTTTTCGGCATCCAGTCCATGAACGCCTACACCCAGATGGGCTGGCTCCCCCAGATCTTTCAGGAAAACGGTGTTTCTCCCATGGTGGCCAGCATCGCCTTGGCCGTGGTGGGCAGCTTCCACGTCCTCGGCGGCACCGTCATGCCCACGGTTATCGACAGGGCCGAGAACTTCGCCATCTACCCCGTAATCTTCGGCGTGCTCACCGCCGCCGGCTGGGCCGGTATCCTCCTGGCCCCCACCCAGGTACCCCTGCTGTGGGCGGTACTGTTGGGCATGGGTGGATGGTGCTTCCCCACCGCTATTGCCCTCATCCCCGCCAGAACGCGGGTCTCACTCATCACCGCGCGGTTGTCCGGATTCGTCCAGCCCTACGGGTACATCATCGCCGCGGCGGGGCCACTCGTCATCGGCATGATCCACGGCATCACACATAGCTGGACGGCCATTCTGCTGGGACTCATGGCGTTGGCCCTCGTGATGGGAGCCATCGGCGTACGTGCCTCCCGCAAAACCGTCATCGACGACGAACTCGCGGGCGCCGCCGGGGCCAAGGCACAGCGTTAG
- a CDS encoding LysE family translocator, translated as MATPGPDTFLVLRLASRSRAHAVAAALGIASALIVWTGLSVSGAAIVLRTYPSILLAIQLLGSAWLAYMAYSLVQAARTGWAEQARRQDGDGQEAQGWTDLATLPTLPGAYGQGVLTNLSNPKAVLFFAAIIAPIMPLGSPWWVGVLYAGSIVALSAVFFSSLALGVSTQVVRRRLLSAGPLIDACAAALFTAVAVALLVEAARSVF; from the coding sequence ATGGCTACCCCGGGCCCGGATACATTTTTGGTCCTGCGGTTGGCCTCCCGCTCCCGCGCGCATGCAGTGGCTGCGGCCTTGGGGATCGCCTCTGCGTTGATCGTGTGGACCGGGCTCTCGGTCTCGGGCGCCGCGATTGTGCTGCGCACGTACCCGTCCATTCTCCTGGCCATTCAGCTCCTCGGCTCGGCGTGGCTGGCCTACATGGCCTATTCCCTGGTGCAGGCCGCCCGGACCGGTTGGGCCGAGCAAGCCCGCCGGCAGGATGGGGACGGGCAAGAAGCGCAGGGGTGGACGGATTTGGCCACTCTGCCGACACTTCCGGGTGCCTACGGGCAGGGCGTCCTCACCAACCTGTCCAACCCGAAAGCCGTGCTGTTTTTCGCGGCAATTATCGCCCCGATCATGCCGCTGGGGTCCCCGTGGTGGGTGGGTGTGCTCTACGCCGGGTCCATCGTGGCGCTGTCGGCTGTGTTCTTTAGCTCCCTGGCTCTCGGCGTGAGCACGCAAGTGGTGCGGCGGCGGTTGCTGTCGGCCGGTCCTCTTATCGACGCCTGTGCCGCCGCGCTCTTCACCGCTGTCGCGGTGGCCTTGCTCGTGGAGGCCGCACGCTCCGTTTTCTAA
- a CDS encoding DUF4191 domain-containing protein, protein MAKDIRVKENKKAERAAKRAKRKQTFSQLRQAFQLQRKRDKKLIPYMVLAFLVPVVLLLLLSLVFGSWIFNLIIGILLGAMAAFWVFSRRLQSGVYDQIEGESGAAAWALSNLRDGAGMKWISQPGVASNTHMDAVHRVVGCPGVVLVGEGSPHRVKQLMGQERKRLSRILGDTPVYEVVVGDAEGQVPVKKLQRHLMRLPRNIKKSEVDALNSRVESITRRTSPQNALPKGPLPRGAKGGQMAGMNRRARRAANRGKK, encoded by the coding sequence ATGGCGAAAGACATCCGGGTCAAGGAGAACAAGAAGGCCGAGCGCGCGGCGAAGCGCGCTAAGCGCAAGCAGACGTTCAGCCAACTGCGCCAGGCCTTCCAGTTGCAGCGCAAGCGGGATAAGAAACTCATCCCCTACATGGTTCTGGCCTTCCTGGTGCCCGTGGTGTTGCTGCTGTTGCTCTCCCTCGTGTTCGGAAGCTGGATCTTCAACCTCATCATCGGCATCCTGCTGGGCGCGATGGCCGCCTTCTGGGTGTTCAGCCGCCGCCTGCAATCGGGGGTATACGACCAGATCGAGGGGGAATCCGGGGCAGCCGCGTGGGCTCTGTCCAACCTGCGCGATGGGGCGGGGATGAAGTGGATTAGCCAGCCGGGCGTGGCGAGCAACACCCACATGGACGCCGTGCACCGAGTCGTGGGCTGCCCCGGTGTGGTCCTCGTCGGAGAAGGCAGCCCCCACCGGGTCAAGCAACTGATGGGCCAGGAGCGGAAGCGCCTGTCGCGCATTCTGGGGGACACCCCGGTGTACGAGGTGGTCGTCGGCGACGCGGAGGGCCAGGTGCCGGTCAAGAAGCTCCAGCGCCACCTCATGCGCTTGCCCCGAAACATCAAGAAGAGCGAGGTGGATGCGCTGAACAGCCGCGTGGAATCCATCACCCGGCGCACGAGCCCGCAGAACGCCCTGCCGAAGGGGCCGCTCCCCCGCGGCGCCAAGGGGGGCCAGATGGCGGGGATGAACCGGCGGGCCCGACGGGCAGCTAATCGCGGCAAGAAGTAA
- the lipA gene encoding lipoyl synthase, whose translation MTVNPEGRRLLRIEAKNSQTPIEAKPRWIRTSAKMGPEYREMRNRVAGAGLHTVCQEAGCPNIHECWEDREATFLIGGDTCSRRCDFCQIKSGKPSPLDVDEPRRVAESVAEMGLRYATITGVTRDDLDDEGAWLYAEVVRKIHELNPNTGVENLTPDFSNRPELLKIVFDAQPEVFAHNVETVPRIFKRIRPAFKYGRSLEVLQAAHDYGLVTKSNLILGMGEEKEEVLAAMRDLYAAGTDILTITQYLRPTPMHHPIERWVKPEEFLAYSEAAYEMGFNAVMSGPLVRSSYRAGRLFVQAKKARGEAVPPNLSHLEDALDGSTAQEAKSLLHKYGESQDTPVASRVG comes from the coding sequence ATGACTGTCAATCCCGAGGGACGACGACTGCTTCGGATCGAAGCGAAGAACTCTCAGACCCCCATTGAGGCCAAACCCCGGTGGATCCGCACCAGTGCGAAAATGGGCCCGGAATATCGGGAAATGCGCAATCGCGTCGCCGGGGCCGGCCTGCACACCGTGTGCCAGGAAGCCGGTTGCCCCAACATTCACGAATGCTGGGAGGACCGCGAGGCGACCTTCCTCATCGGCGGGGATACCTGCTCCCGCCGCTGCGACTTCTGCCAGATCAAGTCGGGCAAGCCCTCCCCCCTGGATGTGGACGAACCGCGCCGCGTGGCGGAATCCGTCGCCGAAATGGGTCTGCGTTACGCCACGATCACCGGCGTAACGCGCGATGACCTAGACGACGAGGGGGCGTGGCTGTACGCGGAGGTCGTTCGCAAGATCCACGAGCTCAATCCGAACACGGGAGTGGAGAATCTCACCCCGGACTTCTCCAACCGTCCGGAGCTGCTGAAGATCGTCTTCGACGCCCAACCGGAGGTCTTCGCCCACAACGTGGAGACCGTCCCGCGCATCTTCAAGCGCATCCGTCCAGCCTTCAAATATGGCCGCTCCTTGGAAGTCCTCCAGGCGGCCCACGACTACGGGCTGGTCACGAAGTCCAACCTCATCCTGGGCATGGGGGAGGAAAAGGAGGAGGTGCTGGCCGCAATGCGAGACCTCTACGCGGCGGGCACGGACATCCTCACCATCACCCAATACCTGCGCCCGACCCCGATGCACCACCCCATCGAGCGGTGGGTCAAGCCGGAAGAATTCCTGGCCTACTCCGAGGCCGCCTACGAGATGGGCTTCAACGCCGTGATGAGCGGGCCGCTGGTGCGATCCTCCTACCGCGCTGGGCGCCTGTTCGTCCAGGCCAAGAAGGCCCGCGGCGAGGCCGTGCCGCCAAACCTCTCCCACCTGGAGGACGCGCTGGACGGCTCCACCGCCCAGGAGGCGAAGAGCCTGCTGCACAAGTACGGCGAGTCGCAGGACACCCCCGTCGCCAGCCGCGTCGGCTAG
- the lipB gene encoding lipoyl(octanoyl) transferase LipB, whose amino-acid sequence MGFQQAGIRASSDPIEIHHLGCEDYAAMWQRQADLAAARARGEIADQLLLLEHPSTYTAGKRTQPEDRPAGDTPVVDVDRGGRITWHGPGQLVAYPIIALANPIDVVDYVRRLEQALMQTCADAGLTGTCRIDGRSGVWLRGTGSDGSQGAASNTGTATGSNPGGRAIDRKIAAIGIRVTRGVAMHGIALNCDNSLAAYETIVPCGLADAGVTSLTAELGHRVGVAGVRKNLAQNIEAALDGTLPVEQTAPQQQ is encoded by the coding sequence ATGGGTTTCCAGCAGGCTGGGATCCGGGCATCCTCGGATCCCATTGAGATCCACCACCTCGGCTGCGAGGACTACGCGGCAATGTGGCAGCGCCAAGCCGACCTTGCCGCAGCCCGGGCGCGCGGGGAGATTGCCGACCAGTTGCTGCTGCTGGAGCACCCGTCGACCTACACGGCCGGAAAACGAACCCAGCCGGAGGACCGCCCCGCCGGGGATACCCCCGTCGTCGATGTCGATCGCGGCGGCCGCATCACCTGGCACGGCCCCGGCCAACTCGTCGCCTACCCCATCATTGCCTTGGCGAATCCCATCGATGTGGTGGACTACGTTCGCCGCCTCGAACAGGCGCTAATGCAAACGTGCGCCGATGCAGGCCTGACGGGGACCTGCCGCATCGACGGGCGCTCAGGGGTGTGGCTTCGTGGCACGGGCAGCGACGGCAGCCAGGGGGCTGCCAGCAACACGGGCACTGCCACCGGCTCGAACCCCGGTGGGCGTGCCATCGACCGGAAAATCGCCGCCATCGGCATCCGGGTCACCCGGGGGGTCGCGATGCACGGCATCGCACTAAACTGCGACAACTCCTTAGCGGCCTACGAGACCATCGTGCCCTGCGGCCTGGCTGATGCCGGGGTGACTAGCCTCACGGCGGAACTGGGTCACCGCGTAGGGGTTGCGGGCGTCCGAAAGAATCTGGCCCAGAACATCGAAGCGGCCCTGGACGGAACGCTCCCGGTGGAACAGACCGCCCCACAGCAGCAGTAA